A window of the Acidimicrobiales bacterium genome harbors these coding sequences:
- the acs gene encoding acetate--CoA ligase yields the protein MAEGAAGPAIESFAVEGRTFPPPEGFKADALVTDQSLHDEADRDWQGFWARQALALDWYDEWGTVLEWELPFARWFVGGRLNVSYNCLDRHVEAGRGDRVAFHWEGEPGDTRTITYADLLADVQRFANVLRSLGVRKGDRVAIYMPMIPELPVAMLACTRIGAPHSVVFGGFSADALADRIDDARARVLVTADGGWRRGSVVPLKANADAAVARTPSIEHVVVVRRTESEVGMHEGRDHWWHDLVGAAEPVCEPERMGAEDLLYLLYTSGTTARPKGIMHTTGGYLTQVAFTTRYVFDLDPESDVYWCAADIGWVTGHSYIVYGPLANGATGVMYEGSPDTPARDRWWSIVERYGVTILYTAPTAIRTFMKWGTQEPAAHDLSSLRLLGSVGEPINPEAWTWYWEHIGGGRCPVVDTWWQTETGAILIAPLPGATTLKPGSATLPLPGIGAEVVDDKGEPVAPGGGGYLTLTRPWPSMLRGIYGDPERFRDTYWSRFEGRYFTGDGARVDEDGYYWLMGRVDDVMNVSGHRVSTTEVESALVDHPTVAEAAVVGARDDTTGQGIIAFVTLKAGVDVSDEHGEVLRRHVATRIGAIARPRTIVFTDDLPKTRSGKIMRRLLRDVAEGRSLGDTTTLADASVVEEIKRRADATPSED from the coding sequence ATGGCGGAAGGTGCAGCAGGACCCGCGATCGAATCGTTCGCCGTCGAGGGCCGCACCTTCCCGCCTCCCGAGGGCTTCAAGGCCGACGCCCTCGTCACCGACCAGTCCCTCCACGACGAGGCGGACCGGGACTGGCAGGGCTTCTGGGCCCGCCAGGCGCTGGCCCTGGACTGGTACGACGAGTGGGGCACCGTCCTCGAGTGGGAGCTGCCGTTCGCCCGCTGGTTCGTCGGCGGCCGGCTCAACGTGTCGTACAACTGCCTCGACCGCCACGTGGAGGCCGGCCGCGGCGACCGGGTGGCGTTCCACTGGGAGGGCGAGCCGGGCGACACCCGCACCATCACGTACGCCGACCTGCTGGCCGACGTGCAGCGCTTCGCCAACGTCCTGCGCTCGCTCGGCGTCCGCAAGGGCGACCGGGTCGCCATCTACATGCCCATGATCCCCGAGCTGCCGGTCGCCATGCTGGCGTGCACCCGCATCGGCGCTCCGCACTCGGTCGTCTTCGGCGGCTTCTCGGCCGACGCCCTGGCCGACCGCATCGACGACGCCCGGGCCCGCGTCCTGGTCACCGCCGACGGCGGGTGGCGGCGCGGCTCGGTGGTGCCGCTCAAGGCCAACGCCGACGCCGCCGTCGCCCGCACGCCCTCCATCGAGCACGTGGTGGTGGTGCGGCGCACGGAGTCCGAGGTGGGGATGCACGAGGGCCGGGACCACTGGTGGCACGACCTCGTCGGCGCCGCCGAACCGGTGTGCGAGCCCGAGCGGATGGGCGCCGAGGACCTGCTGTACCTGCTCTACACGTCGGGCACCACGGCCAGGCCGAAGGGGATCATGCACACCACGGGCGGCTACCTCACCCAGGTGGCGTTCACCACCAGGTACGTGTTCGACCTCGACCCGGAGAGCGACGTGTACTGGTGCGCGGCCGACATCGGCTGGGTCACCGGGCACAGCTACATCGTCTACGGGCCCCTGGCCAACGGTGCCACCGGGGTGATGTACGAGGGCTCGCCCGACACGCCCGCCCGCGACCGGTGGTGGTCGATCGTCGAGCGCTACGGGGTCACCATCCTCTACACGGCACCCACGGCCATCCGCACCTTCATGAAGTGGGGGACCCAGGAGCCGGCCGCCCACGACCTGTCCTCGCTCCGCCTGCTCGGCTCGGTGGGAGAGCCCATCAACCCCGAGGCATGGACCTGGTACTGGGAGCACATCGGCGGCGGCCGGTGCCCGGTCGTGGACACGTGGTGGCAGACGGAGACGGGTGCCATCCTCATCGCACCCCTGCCGGGGGCCACCACGCTGAAGCCCGGGTCGGCCACCTTGCCGCTGCCCGGCATCGGGGCGGAGGTGGTGGACGACAAGGGAGAACCAGTGGCCCCCGGTGGTGGCGGCTACCTCACGCTCACCCGCCCGTGGCCGTCGATGCTCCGGGGCATCTACGGCGACCCCGAGCGCTTCCGGGACACGTACTGGAGCCGCTTCGAGGGGCGGTACTTCACGGGCGACGGCGCCCGCGTCGACGAGGACGGCTACTACTGGCTGATGGGGCGGGTGGACGACGTGATGAACGTTTCCGGCCACCGCGTCTCGACGACCGAGGTCGAGTCGGCCCTCGTCGACCACCCGACGGTGGCCGAGGCGGCCGTGGTCGGGGCCCGGGACGACACCACCGGCCAGGGCATCATCGCCTTCGTCACCCTGAAGGCGGGCGTGGACGTGAGCGACGAGCACGGCGAGGTGCTGCGCCGCCACGTGGCCACCCGCATCGGCGCCATCGCCCGGCCTCGCACGATCGTGTTCACCGACGACCTGCCCAAGACGCGCAGCGGCAAGATCATGCGCCGGCTCCTCCGGGACGTGGCCGAGGGCCGGTCCCTGGGCGACACCACGACGCTGGCCGACGCGTCGGTGGTCGAGGAGATCAAGCGGCGGGCCGACGCCACTCCCTCGGAGGACTGA